The window TTAAGAAGATTAAAAAGTGATGTAGGAGACGACCAGTAAAAGCTGTGTGTGGCAATAAGGGCAGCAGAgtgggggtggcgggggggggggatgctatGCTTTTAAAACCCCAATTAAATGAAATAGGACCAAAATGCACTGTTAAGCAATGCATTATTTCTTTCCGGATGACATTGATAAGCTGCTCTCTATTCcaaacatatatatgtgtgtgtgtgtgtgtgtgtgtgtagagtaaaacacacagtctgcacggagtaaacacacacatgctttcacGGTACGATGTAGACATGGAGGcaagtggaagggggggggggtcgcttggATTGCGCTGGACAGAGACTGGTGACAGAACCACACACTGACAATGGGTCCGTTGTCCCTCTGTCCACTCCACTGGGCAGCACTGGGGAGACCTGCCTTCTGTCCTTCTTACGGCTCCACTGGACGAGCCTTTCGGACTTTGTCCATTCATGCGTTGCACCAAGTCGCCTCTGAAGAAGCAGCGAAGAGCTCGACGTGTTGAACAAGCAAACACTCAAAGTTGGGGTTGCCATGGGAGAAATAGATGGACAACAAATGACGAGCAGCCGGCTTTGAACGCTGCTTTGGTTTGCAATGGAACATAAAAGGTCCCCAATTTAAATGTCACACTCAATATTCGTTATAACGTCTAACGTCAGGCTTTCAAAATGCATCACTAAACAACATTAAACCTACTTTCCTTTCTGAAATAAATGGACATTGTGTTTGCTTTTCAGATTAATGGCAACGAGGGATTATTGACCACAGATTTGATATCGTCACCACGCTGCTGTTTTATTCCCAAAGGTGCAACTAATCCCAAATGTGTCCTACTTGTTCCCATATTGCGCGCCAACTGCCATTTGGGAGGTGGGAGAgtggtggagagagagggggggggggggggtactcaaaccctatgcctttttttttttgcctttctcTCCGTTATAGAAATTGTTCTGAGCCATTTCTGTAAGACTCGTCTCCAAATGTGTGTCACTGAGAGTCTTAAGTTCTCCGttttaactaaaaaaacaacaacaacaacaacaacaacacaaacatcagaAGCCAGCAGAGACTGACGTTGGTTCCACTATTACGACGTCAAACAGGATAGTCAGGTGATCATTTGCCATGCTGgtgttattcatttaaatcatgCATACAAGTAGCGTCCCCTCGGTCAGACGGATGCTTACCCAGCAAACAGAACAGATTAGTCCCATTAATTATGTGAAGGAGCCAGAGAGTTAACCCCACACGTGCACCACACAGCTGTGACATATATCTGCCCCTTTAGTGGTAATAAATCAGCATTTATCCTAAATATTTAGACCCCAGAAGAGAAAAGACAGATACATACTTTTGGCTCAGAGTTGAAACAAAAcgcacatttacacatttgaaAGTAATGGATGATTTTATGATGAAAGCAGCAGAGCTCTTACCTTATCAGCTGATCTGAAGCCAGTGAGGCGCTCAGAgaggagtctctctctctctctctctctcgctccagATTGGGTCTTTGGCATACAGAACCTGTGATTAAACAGGGGGGCActtgcggcggggggggggggggggggggtggggagggactTTCAGCTTTTAGATTCACACAATATTACAATCTGGAAAGACGGGGACATCAACATCATCTGGGATCACCTGGAAAAAGACACATGAGGTGACCTGGAAAACATTATAGTCACGGATAatcctttaaaaataaagtttgtaaATATGTGAATTGACCTTCTATCTGGTTCTAATTGAAACCAGACACAAATATTACCTAAAATAAAAACGATAATTATGGTGTTAAAAGCAATATAATTCACATAATGGTAGGATGTAACAAGCAAACAGCtcttaatattgtttttgtaacaTCTGGGTGCATAATGGTTCCTGATGGAGCGCTTTGTTTATTATAGTTGGTGCCAGATGATTCATAATAGCCAGAGCTTAATCCATCAGCAATTTCACACATTTATGAAAGTGGTGTTTGTTAAATATACAATTTTAACATTGAAATATTGTAAATGAGGCCGTTTAAAAGTgtggatcttttttttatttttaacgtcTCATTGTTGAGCCCCAAATTCTGATCACTGTAGGAATTACAGCTTCATGTTTAGTTTTGAAAGCTCCCCCTCACACTAGGCCCGGAGAGGACACAACAAAAGAGTGTGAAAGAGTGTGTAGTCAGTGACAGTGATCCAGCTTTTTTGGAACCTTTATAGTAAATATAAACGTAAGACTAATTGTTCCGACTTTAAAGAAGTGCGAAACAAAATCCCCCCTCATTGTCtcccaaaatgaaatgaaatcagtTCTTCTCACCAGGTGACAATACAAAGGAGCAGTTTTATTAGGGATTTGAAGCTTTGAGTACAACCATAAAGCAGCCGTCGCTCCTAAATCACAATtacagtgaaatgaaatgatacGATATGATATGATTTGACACAAGTGGTACTCTGTGTCATCGCCGCTTCCTCCAGCGCACACAAGAAATATATTCAGTATAACAATCTCACAGAAGGAGTTCCTTTAAGTCTGGAAGATGGATGCTGGTAGATTAAAGAGTAAAAACGTAAAGACATAGAGTCGGTTTAATTAATGATGCCATAACATACTATAGTTTCTGTTTCTATACAGCGAAGTGAACACACAGCCAAGCCTACTGTAATGGTTAATGGGAGAGGAAATTGTTGCATTGTGTGTTTCAAAAAGGTCTGCAGACAAAAAGGAGGAACCGACTACGGCCAGTAGTGACCTTCCAGTAATAAACAATAAGAGCAGTCAGTGTCCAAGTCGTCAATTAGCAAACAAATGGGAGTTTCTATCCACAGAAACCCATGTTGGTGACAgatgctgccctctagtggtgaaACACTGGTAGTCACCGAAGTGGGCTGACAGGAGGGACCTTTATTGTGAAATCAGTTCAAACATTTGTGTCCTCAGAGTTTGTTATTAGTCGGCTCGACAACCTACTGCAAGTTACAACGCAGATATTgtgcattaaaaagaaatgaatcaaaatgaatcaaattaaCATTTACTCTAAATTAAATGTGAAAACATGTTCTAACCAAAGCTTTAGTTCACCAGGTTTTCTAAATACATTCAGCAAAAAGAAACGcaaaagttaaaatcaaaagataaaataaattcCTTTAAATGTACAAAGTTTTTCttataaaacaatacatttttcacaAGTAAAAAGCCTGAAGAATTGATAGACCCCTATAAATCTACATCAGTACCAGTAAACTGAACTAAAACTATAAAAACAGACGCAACTTTTATCGTGAGGATGTAAAACGCCTTTAGAGAATCATTCATCCACACGTAGAACTCTAAGAAGGCACTTGTGGCAGCCATAATCTGAAAAACTATACATACATATTCAGTATCGACTCAAATTATTGTAAATGATAATACAATTTTTAAAatttataaaatgataaaaaaaaaaagaaagaaaaaagaatcagCACAGCGTATTAGCAGTGTGAGCAGTATTTACAGTCTTTAACCCGAGCTGCTACGTTTTCACACCACCAGGCTCTCCCGACTCACCGCTCCATTCTGTAAGAGGAGAGACAGCAGGTGACACGTCATTCTTGCCAGTAGAATCTATGTCTTGTTGAAATAGTACGACGTCACCGCTCTGCTCCATGACACACCTCCATGAAACCTACAGCCTGCCGCGACTCACCTTGCGGAGGTTGCTTCTCTTGGCAGACGACATGCTTTCGTCGTCGCTGTAcggcggcggtggaggaggcgggTAGTCGTCGCGGCGACCCGGGTGCCCCGAGGGCGGCGCCTGGGGGAGCGGCGGGGGCCCGCGCGGCGCCCTGCCCCGGTCCGAGCGGTCGCTCTCGCTGTCCAGCCGCTCCCGGCTGCGCGCCCTCTGCTGCTCgcccatcctcttcctctccatggCCTCCCGCAGGAGGCCGTCGTCGTAGTCGCCGTCGTCCCGCCGGCCCCGGGCGCCGCCGCGCTCGCGTTCCCTCGCCAGCTCCATCAGGTCGTCGCGGCTGCGGCTGCGCCTGCCCTGCATGCCCCCGTAGCGCCCGTCATCTCCTCTGCGGCTGTGGTCGGGGGAGGGGTCGCGGCGCCGGCGGTCGTCAAAGTCGCGGCCGTTGCCGCTGCGGGCGCTGCTGCTCCACCCGTCATCGGAGCTGGAGGCGGGTGGGGTGGGGCATTTTTATATGTGTAAGATGTATCTTACCTTGCTGTATTTCTATATTTAGATGGGACCTGAGAGCGTAGCACtccaagctaagctaagctaagataAGCCTGGAGAATAAGAACCAGCTGATGATGGCCATAAGGAAGGCGGCTCACCCTCTCCTGCCTCTGAACTCCTCCGGGCGCCTGTTGGACGGCGGGTCGTAGCGGCGCCCGAGGTCGTCGAGGTTGTCCATGGAGCGAGCGCGCGCGCGGTCCTCCGGGTagtagccgccgccgccgccatggcGCTGGCCTTGCTGGGACACGCTGCTGATGGTGCTCATGGCTTCGTCCCGGTCGTAGACGGTGGCCAGAGGCGGCGGCTGGGAGCGCCCGCCCCGGCCTCGGGGATCGCCGCCTTCGTGCAAGGAGCTGACCTCGGTCATGTTGTCCACtgaggcagagaggagagggtgaGACAACCACACATAATGAAAGGTTGTAAAGATGCTCAATGATTGGACAGAATTAATGCTTCAGAAAGGGGGAGCTGATTTTACGCCTAACTTAAATTAcctttaagtaaaagtaaaaaaattatTACAAACCATCGTCTGCTTATTTTAAGAGATTTAGTGCTGTAAAATCCACATTAAAACAATTGACCTTCATGCTGTGGTTTATCTTCACCACCCTTCTTTAAATCATCCCCCCCTTTATCTAATAACTTCTGAACACTTTGGAGGAAATGTAGACGCAGGAAGCGGTTAAGTGGCCGCCTCTTAAGTCTCGACAGCTTCTTTAGGGGAAGTTGATTTGTTTTCTCCCACGGTCAGTGTGAGCGGGGGGGAGCAGGACGCGGCGGCTCACTCACGGCGGTTGTTGCCGGGTCGGGACGGGTCCATGTTGGCCAGCTCCCGCTCCATGTAGTAAATGGCCCGCGTGGCGTTCCCATCGGGGTCCACCTGGATCCGGTAGCCACTGCGAGCTGGAGAGAAGAGGGCAGCACGTCAGATTTTCATCCTCTTGCAAATACACGCAGAATCTACCCGTTAAAACAATGATTTCCTATGTttctgagaaagaaaaataacaggGTTAACTTACTAAATCGCAGACAGCTTATTTCTCACAAGCTACATGAGCGTTGCTAAAAACGCACTTAAAAATACTCACGGATATTATACAATATCTTAAGTTTTTGGAGGATGTGAATCATGAATCTGGAGAGAAAGCTTACATCCTGGATCAGATCTCATGTGAGGGAAGCATGAGTAACAACGGCAATATTGGCCAGTTAGTAAGTTACTCATAGAAGTAAAATGAAGTGGCAGCTGAAATGTTGGCGTAAAACTGATCGTCGCTAATGAGGAAACGAGCTCGGAGTCTAAGCTTAGCGACGCATCCGACCAAGAAATCAGGACTCAGAAGCGGAGCCAAATCTGTTTTTGTAGACGTTCATTTTCACTTTGGAGTTGGCTGCAGCACTCTCAGGCCGGAGAGCAAAGGAGTGCAGTAAGTACCAATAAACTGCTTTTAGCCCATCGAAAGTACATCGATGGCTGAGTGGCCATTGTACATCACTTCTTCAACTATAAATATATGTAACAATAGATCCTCCAAAGAAGTAACGCATATAAATGAATATCTGTCGTGCCAAGTCACTTTGTcttttcaataaaaacaaagcagaactcCGTATGAGGAAGTGGGAGAACGGCTCTCAATGGGCAGGTTTTTTACCGTTGAaagaaatcatttaaataaaatgttttcttctcattttactCACTGGGGTCCGCGCCACCGTCTTGGCCACGCAGCAGAGGCACCTGGGAGCCTTgtccaactacacacacacacacacacacacacacaaatgtaaacaAAGCTGTGCAATCCACAGATACGCTCGAGATTTTTTTCGGACCTGCGAAACGACACTCACCCGAGCTGGCGCCGTCGTAGTCCACACCGTAGCCGTTGTGTGGGTGCGGGGGTCCGGCCCCGTTGGGCATGGGCAGCATGGGCATGCCGGGGTGGTGGGACGGAGGGCCGCCGTACGCCGGCTGAGCGTACATGCTGGGAGCGTAGAGGGTGGGCGCGTATTGGCTCATCGGCCCGCCGATCTTCTTCGCCGCTTTGCCGGCCTCGTACACTGCGAGGTAACGAcataaaaaaagggggtttacTTTGTTGTTTATAACGCTGAGAGGAGATAACGGATAGCGCTTCCACGTCTGTGCGCTAACTAGCAGCCGGTTGGCTTTAGCTCACACCGAGTCATGTTAAATTAGAGGTACGGTTTGACACATTTTCAAACGTCAGTGTTTAGATCGTTAGATAAAAAACGTTTCTAAAATACTTTTGGGTTTTGAGACTTGATTagcattttttcatttgtcttttttaaacatttgatgCAGCCGCACAAATTCTTTGCCCACCTCTAATCGGTCCAATATTCGATTCGGGTCATTACGCGCGCCTCGGTGCCCCGGCGGACACATCCGGTACTCACGTGCAcgggggcagcagcagcgctCGGGGCAGCAGGGGCAGCTGAcgtagcagcagcaggtgtgtggacAGCACTGACACCAGCAGATCccgatcagcagcagcagcagaaggaagcCCAAAACCACCAAAACCACGAGGAGCCAGTCTGTGTGGGACGGGGGGACAGGTGGGGGGGACAGGTGGGGGGGACAGGGGCAGTTAAGATGTGTGTTAATAAATCCTGGCAGCAAAACAACGCAGTAAGTGGCATACGGTGAAAGTAGTTGCTAGGCAGCTAAATAGGCTCTTTAGCGgttaattatataaataatattcaatTATTGCTATTGATGCAGTAAATTCAAAGATGCATTTTTAATAAGACAAGATTAGTCACACAGTTGGAAGGAAATTACAGTTatacagtaacaaaaaggaaaagaggtaAAACAAGTATACTCGATAAGATGTGATAAATACTACGTTGTTGTATTTCTGTTGTGGAGTGCTACTCCGGTAAatatgcttctctttttttcatgcttTGCTCAAACCAGTAAAACCAGTTCCTCATTGTACCGAAGGCACGCTTTTACTCTGCAAGTCAGCTCAAGCAGCACATGACACTTGACAGACGTACAGATGGTTGGATGATTCGACTAAAATGGACCCCTTTGGGACGGCGGGGAAGCGGGTGCTGGACGCGCTTTAAGGCCACATTtaagaaggagaaacagaggcAGTGGAGCACAGAAGTTAAGGATGACACGGGGTGATGTTTGCGTAAGCAAATCTTTACATAGTCGCTACATTAGGAGCTGCATCAGGGTGCCTGTGTGCAGAGGCCTGTGCTCTAGATGAGTCACAGCGGTCTCAGTACTCATCATTGCCGGGAATCAAGAAGCATTGCAACTGAAGTTGCcttagtctttttttctttttctttttttaaacctaattcctctctcttcctcctcctgtgtgaCACTCAAACATAACTGAGCTACATCAAGGGACTTGTACTACCTTCCATGACCAGTAAGTCAATGCCAGGCAGGAGGTCAGTAGTATTTGACTTTCTCTCTGTGAAAGAAAGATAAAGCCACAATTACTTTAGAGTGGTCTAATCGCTCTAATGGTTCTGCCTTACATGAATTCCCTTTAAAAAGGCGTATGCTTAGTCTTCACTTTGTCAAATCCGGCCACGTTTATTTGAAATTCTTGCTTATTGGACGACCTTCGTTTAATCACATGTGTGCTACtgggggaggagaaaactgaagaaaaaggagaataGTGGaggtggaaaaagaagaagcgaGCGCGGCTCACTCGCACGCACACGTCCGACCCGGTGTGTGCGTCTACGAATGCGACTCACCCAGGACGATCAGCTCCGTGAAGTCTTCTCCGTTCCCTGAAAGGTCCTGGGAGGAGATCACAGAGCACACGTAGACCCCGCTGTCGCCCCACGCCGTCTGTGCCAGATTGAGGTCTGCATCTGTGTGGAAGCAACGCAGCCGTTGGTTCGACTACACGATAAAAAAGGTCTCAGGCAGCGATGATGAGCTATGCACAGATCTGAATGTCTGTTCATCGGGAACTTTGCCTGGTAACTcctaaaaaaacacagtttgaaATTGAAGGTGCAACGTCTTTGTCAAGCGGTTATTAGAAGATGAATAAACAAATTGCACGGACTAGACAAAGACTCTTGGGATTACTTCGGCCTCACACAGCAACATGTGTCGCAAGGTTCAAGTACATGTTTCATTGTGTGGCTCcggtggggggatgggggggggggggtgataaccCTCAACACTCGATACACACTGGATGTcaaaaggtttaaaaagaaGCCTGAACTAAAACCCTGGCACAACTCACTCTGGAAAGCTATTCCTTTAAAGGCTCACTTCAGTATCGGCAAGCttctaaataaattattttctcgCTTGTCTGTcggcccccgacccccccggagGCTAAGGGGGAAGGGTTCCTTAGAGAATAACAACCCGGCAGCAGATGAAGGGAACTTGAGCAGGACACTTGCTGGCGACCAGACACGTCATGAATACACTTGTTTGGGgattttgcttttctttaaagTTCCTTAAAAGTTGTGTCCCTCTTGAGTGCCGGTTCACTTGGCCTGTGCTCATTGCAAATGGGAAAAATCTTTGAATATTGAATCTTAAATAAATGACTAATCTCGTCAACCTCAACATCCGGGCTTTCTGTCCCATGTGGAAACGTTCACGCAAATTTAGTTTGAGAAGCTAATTCACACAGAACAAGTCACACGAGGCTTTGCTGTAGTGTCAAAACTATACACAAAACTAACAGCATTAAATATGAGGGAACACTGACGACTTCTGACCGAGTACAAATAATTGGGTAAAGCAATAAAATGATGATTGCTTTAATCAAGTTGATCTTGCTCAAATAACAActaaaaaacttaaaatattgtgattttttttattttaatccacTCAAACTCAACTGattcttaaaaaaacagatcaaGTTCTGTTTCAGTATGTGACTTTTACTCAATTTTCAAAGATCAATCAAAGATATTAGACTCACTATTTAGGATGCTGATCTTGCGCCCCTGG is drawn from Pungitius pungitius chromosome 11, fPunPun2.1, whole genome shotgun sequence and contains these coding sequences:
- the lsr gene encoding lipolysis-stimulated lipoprotein receptor isoform X2; translated protein: MAHPGNSFLHSPPQSLHTQESGEAGLSSYMKHQFNDHCNKSALAEPERGSSVIPILKENLDICDGPARLWDAAGPKPGPEAAEGGFTQPSAGAVVHTNYFPPVFATTAIAEVHVEEEGSCSKMAPSPKCPPLAAGGGRRKSKRCRKKAAGKYRELLPFCMMTFRIILLSEGLPAGANPVADQEPKCFTCKDKDRCSNLMKIFDTVEDTPLYQRGLNETFPECSGVSAPLNKRCAVCGDQYGIVILCSKDVGPTIDVEDTEQIDVVHAACVHQKSAVGISVQCPTKRYVVILFQPVTLTCNYQTTATQPPVVTWKYKSYCRDPIQAALNPSSADSILSQNNPNFDANIDCADSQRTVRIVASKQGNAVTLGQDYQGRKISILNNADLNLAQTAWGDSGVYVCSVISSQDLSGNGEDFTELIVLDWLLVVLVVLGFLLLLLLIGICWCQCCPHTCCCYVSCPCCPERCCCPRALYEAGKAAKKIGGPMSQYAPTLYAPSMYAQPAYGGPPSHHPGMPMLPMPNGAGPPHPHNGYGVDYDGASSVGQGSQVPLLRGQDGGADPTRSGYRIQVDPDGNATRAIYYMERELANMDPSRPGNNRLDNMTEVSSLHEGGDPRGRGGRSQPPPLATVYDRDEAMSTISSVSQQGQRHGGGGGYYPEDRARARSMDNLDDLGRRYDPPSNRRPEEFRGRRGSDDGWSSSARSGNGRDFDDRRRRDPSPDHSRRGDDGRYGGMQGRRSRSRDDLMELARERERGGARGRRDDGDYDDGLLREAMERKRMGEQQRARSRERLDSESDRSDRGRAPRGPPPLPQAPPSGHPGRRDDYPPPPPPPYSDDESMSSAKRSNLRKNGAVSRESLVV
- the lsr gene encoding lipolysis-stimulated lipoprotein receptor isoform X1, producing the protein MAHPGNSFLHSPPQSLHTQESGEAGLSSYMKHQFNDHCNKSALAEPERGSSVIPILKENLDICDGPARLWDAAGPKPGPEAAEGGFTQPSAGAVVHTNYFPPVFATTAIAEVHVEEEGSCSKMAPSPKCPPLAAGGGRRKSKRCRKKAAGKYRELLPFCMMTFRIILLSEGLPAGANPVADQEPKCFTCKDKDRCSNLMKIFDTVEDTPLYQRGLNETFPECSGVSAPLNKRCAVCGDQYGIVILCSKDVGPTIDVEDTEQIDVVHAACVHQKSAVGISVQCPTKRYVVILFQPVTLTCNYQTTATQPPVVTWKYKSYCRDPIQAALNPSSADSILSQNNPNFDANIDCADSQRTVRIVASKQGNAVTLGQDYQGRKISILNNADLNLAQTAWGDSGVYVCSVISSQDLSGNGEDFTELIVLERKSNTTDLLPGIDLLVMEDWLLVVLVVLGFLLLLLLIGICWCQCCPHTCCCYVSCPCCPERCCCPRALYEAGKAAKKIGGPMSQYAPTLYAPSMYAQPAYGGPPSHHPGMPMLPMPNGAGPPHPHNGYGVDYDGASSVGQGSQVPLLRGQDGGADPTRSGYRIQVDPDGNATRAIYYMERELANMDPSRPGNNRLDNMTEVSSLHEGGDPRGRGGRSQPPPLATVYDRDEAMSTISSVSQQGQRHGGGGGYYPEDRARARSMDNLDDLGRRYDPPSNRRPEEFRGRRGSDDGWSSSARSGNGRDFDDRRRRDPSPDHSRRGDDGRYGGMQGRRSRSRDDLMELARERERGGARGRRDDGDYDDGLLREAMERKRMGEQQRARSRERLDSESDRSDRGRAPRGPPPLPQAPPSGHPGRRDDYPPPPPPPYSDDESMSSAKRSNLRKNGAVSRESLVV
- the lsr gene encoding lipolysis-stimulated lipoprotein receptor isoform X3, which gives rise to MFWTLIVAALMATESAVGISVQCPTKRYVVILFQPVTLTCNYQTTATQPPVVTWKYKSYCRDPIQAALNPSSADSILSQNNPNFDANIDCADSQRTVRIVASKQGNAVTLGQDYQGRKISILNNADLNLAQTAWGDSGVYVCSVISSQDLSGNGEDFTELIVLERKSNTTDLLPGIDLLVMEDWLLVVLVVLGFLLLLLLIGICWCQCCPHTCCCYVSCPCCPERCCCPRALYEAGKAAKKIGGPMSQYAPTLYAPSMYAQPAYGGPPSHHPGMPMLPMPNGAGPPHPHNGYGVDYDGASSVGQGSQVPLLRGQDGGADPTRSGYRIQVDPDGNATRAIYYMERELANMDPSRPGNNRLDNMTEVSSLHEGGDPRGRGGRSQPPPLATVYDRDEAMSTISSVSQQGQRHGGGGGYYPEDRARARSMDNLDDLGRRYDPPSNRRPEEFRGRRGSDDGWSSSARSGNGRDFDDRRRRDPSPDHSRRGDDGRYGGMQGRRSRSRDDLMELARERERGGARGRRDDGDYDDGLLREAMERKRMGEQQRARSRERLDSESDRSDRGRAPRGPPPLPQAPPSGHPGRRDDYPPPPPPPYSDDESMSSAKRSNLRKNGAVSRESLVV